GAAGTTAACGAGGAGCAAAAGAAAATGGCGCAGAAATAGAATGTCACATGTAACGGAAACCATTCTATAGCAATTTTTTGGTGAACTGTaaaccttttttgtttctttgtcagGTAATTGTATAAGGCTGTTTCATTTTGTCTACTGTATCCCACTAAAGATTATTTTATGTAAGCAATGTATATTTTTTGTTCAATCCAATATTTGTACCTTAATCCAGCTAGTTCATTCTGGTATGATGAtatctgtatctcagtttcctctTGGAAGGCTTTCGTCTGATGCAAGGCTCTCTCGAGGTCATCTACCTTGGTCTTTAGTTTCGCTATCTCAACAGATGCAAGGCTAGCTCCTTCTTTAGCCTACATGAAAAACAGGTTTGGTAAACAAGAATAAAAACTTAATGATAGAAAAATCCCTGTTAGTACCAAAACTGTATTTGTAAAAGCATGGCTTCCTCTCATTCCTCTCTTGTTCGTACTCATCCCTGTAGTCTAAGATACCAGTCTGATTCTAATTGTACTTTCCTTGTTCAACCTGCATTTTTCTTAGTATTTTGCTAAATTAGTAAATTAAAACTTTACAAGTCTCCAAAAGAGAGACTAACTCCTTGCATTTTGATTTGAACTTTACATCACACATGTAATCAAAGTTTACCAGTCACTCCCTAGTCATCTGAAGTATTTCCAAATTGCTCTTAAGATAATTTATCTCACTGATGCTGTCAGAGGCAATGGGAAATGAAGTCATGCCGTTTAGCTTCATGAACTACCTTTGACTTGCTGAGCTCCTGCAGCAATCTGTCTCTGTCATCCTGAAGACTAGCCATGGACTTGGAAAAGGCATCAATCTGTTGAACATAATTCCTACACTCTGAAGAGAGTCTGGTAATCTCAAGGTCTTGGGTGGTTAATGTCTTGCACAAATTTTCTATTTCATCAGTGAACTGATCAAGAGTGATCTTATTTTCAGCACCAATAAGCACTGGGttcaaaaaatcatgttttttgaGTACACTGAAgagatttgatttaaaataattcaggTCAGCTTCAAGTTcatctgctctttttttttcagaCTTAAGTTCAGATGTGTATTTACTCTGAAGTACCTTGAAATCTTCTATTAATCTGTCTCTATCATCTTGCAAAGCAGTCATAGCTTTTCCAAAGGACTCATTTTGggatttcaattttttattcTGAAATTGTGCTTCTAATAGCCTCTTCTCTGAAGATGCATCAGCTTCCTTCCAAAGGAAGTTAGCATCGTGTTCAAATGCTGTTATACTGTACTTATCTTCTATATCTTTTGTATTTTTGCCTACTACATTCTGGACTTCTTGAAACTTGTCCTGAAGTTTTTCACAAGGTTGTACACTAGCCTTGAAATCTTTATTCTGATTATGTTGCCCGCTCCCCCTTGTTTGTGGTTTCTCTCCAGATTCAGAAACTAGCTTCTCTTTGTTTATTGATGCAATTAGAAACTCTAAGTCTTTAACTTTGGAAGTTAATTTTTGATTTTCATGTTCTAAAGATTCTGTACTCTCCTTTTGCAATTTATTAATCAGCTGCATttctttgatttgtttttgaaGATCCATTTTTTCCTGTTCAAGGTTCTTAATGCTATCCAGTTGCTGTTTAAGCAACTCTTTCAACTGATGATCTTTCAATGACAAAACTTGGTTAAGATCTTCCCTGTACTTTATTAGTTGTGCACTTTGCATtgcattttcagaatgaagatcATCTATCCGATTCAAAAGTTTTCTTAATTGTTGTTTCAGGGCACCGTTCTCACTAGCACCGTTCACTAACAGACTGTCTTTCTGACTTAAAACATTTTGGTGATGATGCTCCAGATCTTTGTATTTAGAAAAGAGATCATCTCTGTCATACTGGAGAGATGACATTGATTTTTTAAAGGCATCAATTTCACTGGCAATCTCAGCCTTATCTTGAATTGCTTTGTCTGCTTTCATCTGGagatttttcaattcattttcCATCCTCTGACAGGCTTCATTAGAttgttctctctccttttgcagaGACCTTATCTGCTGTTCATACTCATTAGTCTGTTTTCTGTGCTGAGTCTGTATCTGAGTTAGATATCCAGAAATCTCCCCACCCTTAGAAGATATCAGTAGAGAAATTTCTGTATCTTTGTTGTTCAGCATTACCTTCATTTGCTGAGAAATGGCAATCTGTTTTTCCAACTCTGCATGGGTCTTCTCCTTTTCAAATAGAAGTTGTTGTAATTCCTGTTCTTTTCTAGCAAAATTACTTTCCAATGCTTTTATCTCTCTTCCTGCATCACTACTATTCTCTATAAAACGATTAAGAGAATTATTTTCTTTAAGCAGTGCTTGCAAAGTTTCTTCTTTTGACTGAAGAGCAATCTCCAATTCTTGTTGTCTGTTGATAAGAGTCACATTTTCTTCCTTTATTCTACCCAGCTCGCTGTAGTGTTGTGTATGTACAGATTTTTGCCGCAAGTGCATTTCATTCTTGGAGTCTTCTAACATGGAATACTTAATCTTCAATTCCTGTATCTGAGCCACTTTGTCCTTCATTTCTTCTTGTAAGGACATTATTTTCTTACTACTGTCATCCATCTGTTTCTCTTTATTTTGAATAACCTCTTTGAACTGTatttcccaggttttcatttcACCAATTACCCTGTCCCGGTCATTTTGGAGAGAGgacatacattttgtaaaagctGCTAATCTGGCCAAAGTTGCATTCAAATCAGCTTGAAGTTTCTTGTTTTGAGAGTCCTTAATGTTGATTTCCTCTTGCAACTGATGAAGCTCACTAACAGCCCTGTCTTTCTCCCTCTGAAGAACATTACGTCTTTCCTCAAGGTTCAACCATTCTCTTTTGtgaactgttttcagttgctccaGGCCAAGCTCTAATTCTTTCTCAAATTCTCTCCTTTGAATTTGTAGCTGGTCTTCTTTCTTCTTAAGTTCTCTTTTCCCACTTAAGTTTTCAGCTGTAAGCCTCTCCAGTTCACTCTTTGAATCATCCAGTAAAGCTTTTTGGGAAGAAAGCTTTTTGTTCAGATTGTGTATTTCTTCATTTGACTTGGCAAGCTTTTCTGGGATATTATTTAAgtctttttcaaatttttcacTCTTTGACTGTGATAATTTCACAGATCTTTGCAAGTCCAGAATCAGTTCCTGGAATTTAATAGAATCTTTTTGCAACTGGTtaatttcttgctgcttttcctttaAGAGTTCTTGcaattctttggttttgttttttgtaccaCTATTGTCCCTCTGGGCACATTTCACTTTCTCCTCAAATACTTTTACAAGATGCAACTGTTGTTCCTCTTTTTCCCTAATCACACTGCATTTCTCTGCCTTTAAATCTTCCAACTGTTGAATCAGCAAACTGTTTTGTAACTGTGCAGATTTCAGCCTGTCTGTCAGCTGATCCACGTTTTTTATATGGTTGAGCAACTCTGTCTCCAgaaattctctctcattttttactTTGTAAGAAGTTTCTTGCAcattttcaagttcttcctgTAGAAGACGCTTGTCATCTTCTAAAATCTTAACTCTCTCATTTAAGCTAACAATTTCTTGTTTAAGACTTCTAGATTCATTTTCTAACTTTGATAGACAGTTGTTTTTCTGGTCCAAAAATTCTTCAGTTTCTTTAATTCTTTCTAAAATCAATTCTCTCTCCTGCTCTAGGATACGCATATTTCTCTCTTTTACTGAAATATCATCATTTAACAAAGCAATCTGCTTTAATAATGATTCTCTTTCATTTAATACATCACTGATTTTAGACTGCATATCAGTCTGGGACACTTCCATTTGAACTTGCAGGTTTTCCAAAGCTAATTTAGTTACATTCATGTCATTATGAAGGACCTCATTTTCATTCTCAGTTTTCTCTAAAGCCTGCTTTAAGTTTTCAGAAGTATGTTTCAATTGCTCATTTTCCTCCATTAGCTGCTTGCTCTGCAGAGCAGCTTCATGAAGACGATGCCGGTGTTCTTCCATCCTTGATGCATGTTTACGTGTCTGCCTTTCTGCTTCACTTCGTAGTTCATCAATTTCCAATTGTTTGGATTCAGCAAATTGTTTCAATTGGTTCTTTATAtctttgttttcattaatgacttctTGAAGCTGTTTCTCAAGCTCATATTTTTCAGATTCCCTTTCACTGAATCTGTGAATAGcttcttgcttttcttttctagTGACATCAATAACCTGCCTCATTTCTGCTACTTTGCTACTGATATTCTCATAGGCTTGCAGAAGTGACTCATATTCCTGCTTTAATTCATTATGTTTAACTTTCCATCCTGTTAATTCAACTGTCTGAGAATCTTTTAACGTATTGAGTTGGAAAGAAAAAGCCTCTTTCTCCTGAACTATAGTCTCCATGGTAGATTTCAGACTTTCACATGCAGCAGTTaggttttcattttcagttaacAGTCTAGCATTTTCAGAAACAAGGGTCTCATCACACAATGAAGAAATAGTATctgagttttgtttttctctgccAAGTTCAGATAACAAGCATTCCAGGGTATATGCTTTATTggtcagtttttctttttctaacaTTATTCTGTCAATTTGATCTTTCAAAAACTTGTTTTCTTTCAGGGCTTCCTTGCGTGATATTAAGGCTGCTTGGAGCTTTCTTTGGAGACGTTCTCTGGACTTTTCATCAACAGCATTCTTTTGCTCTTGTGGTTGAAACTCATccacatttatatttttctccATCTGCTCtggagttgtttttgtttgtttctggatTTGATATTTTGTTCCTTCTATTAGCTTAGCTCTCCCAGAATGATCATGTTCCAGTGACTGAGTACAGATGTCTCTGTCTTGTAATCTCCCTTGGAGCAAATTAATTTCTGAATGTGACTGTACTAGTTCCTTGTCAGTGGCATTTTCATCTTTAACTTTCTTGCATAATACCATAGTATTGCTAACCTCAGAAGCTTCTACAGCCTTCTCACGTAGCATACTTAACTCCATCAACagttctttgttttctttgctgaaatattttaattcctttttcatATTGAGTAATTCTTCATTGGATTTCTCCAAACTGTTGAtgaactcctctctctctctcttcatgtcttcaaaggccattttaaaatgtttggcttCTTCCTGGCTTTCCTGTAAACTGAGCTGTAACTGCACAGCTTCTTTCCGTATTTCCTTTTCCTGATCAAACCTATCTTTGAAATCCATTAGAGTACAATGCAGGTCCTTAATTTCCTCATTCCTTTCCGCAACTTGTATATTGGCTTGTTGAAGATCAACCTTCAATTTTTCAGATCCCTTCTGGATAGTCTTGCAATCCTCTACCCTCTTTTTAATTACAGTTTCCTTCTCATTATTCATGCTTTCAATCATAGTTTTAAGGTCCATTACCTCAGTCTCAGATTTTTCCAACTTTTCTCGCAGTTGACCTATCTCTACGTACAGACTGTCTTTGTGTTGCTCATAGTGCTGTTCCAGCTGACTCATACAATTCTTCAAGTCTACCGTTTCTTGTGTTTTCTTACCAAGTTCAACTGATGTCTCTCTCAACTcatcctttaatttttttgtttcttcacaAAGTTTTGCATAGTCATTACTTAGTTTCTCTAACTCACTGTCTTTCATTGTCATTTTAAACACTGCCTGTTCTGATTCTCCTAACACATCTTGAACCTCATATTTTTGTTCATCTGATTCCAACTTGTTTTGGACAATAGTTTTTTGTTCTTGAAGTGCTGCTACATGAGACTCCAACTCTTTCTGTAGAGAGTATATTAGCAACCGATTACAATCAAATTCTTTACACTTTCTTAGATGAACTTTCTGGAGTGCTCTGTGTTCTCTTTTGAGGAGTTCAAAGTCTTTAGTTTGTTCATCAAATTCTGCTACAAGTTTAGCgcattctttcttttctctctgtaatttcttaatattttctttccagGTTAAAAGTGATGCCTGAAGTTTCTTTTGAAGGATTTCTTTATCTCCTTCTAATTGATCTGGCTGAGTAACTTTGTTATTGAAATCCACAGAATTATTACCAATGTCCCCAGCATAAGATTCTACCAAATTAGTATCTTTCAATAATTCCTCCTCATCTACAATTTCAGCCTTGAGATTTTCAAGAGTTGCAAGAAGTTGAGAACGTTCCTCtccatattctctctctttctcactaaGTACAGACTGCATGTGAGCAAGCATAGAGTCCTTTTCCTGCATGGACTTTAGATTTTGCTCagatactttttctttttcagcaagGATATCTTTTAACTTTGCAACAATGTCCTCAAGCTGCTCCAAACTGGTTACTTTGGCAGAAAAACTTTCATTCACGTTATTTATCTTGGAATCTTTCTCAAACAGCTGTTGCTTCAGAGTTTCAAGATGGGACTCAAGATCTTTATTTTGTGTTTCAACAAGTTTCAACTGATGTGTTAATGCATCAACCCTCTTCAataattcctctgtttttttatgctctttttctgtttcttcctGTCCAATCCTTtcaagttttccaattttttgcATTAGATCTTTTCTTATTATCAATGCAGCTTGAAGCTTctttttcagaatctctttttCCTTAACTAGTTTCTCAAGATTAAACTGCAGCTGCTCTTTTTCACTCATTAAGTCTTTAAATGCAGTTTCTTTGTTGCTTAATTTAACCTGATTATGTTGCAGTTCTGTCTTACAATCTTCAAGTTGCTGGGATACTCTATCAATATTTTCTACTGAACTACTCTGAACAGCTTCCAGATGCTGTAGTTTGGTGTTTAATATACTTCGCTCTTCAGAAAACTTCATCATTTCATTAGACATGGATTCCATGATTTGAGCAACAAAAcaatccttttctttcagctgctgATTTAGAGCAGAAATTATATCGTTCTGCTGGTCAGTCTGTGAAGTTAAATTTTCTACCCGGAGGtcttttttctccatttcttctAGGAGACTCACTATTTTTTTACCTTCCATGTTCAACTTCTCATGACTGATTTTGAGTTCTTTTTCTGATTTATGTAGCTTCTCTTGAAGCAAATTAACTTCCTTGTTCATTTCTGCtaataatttttctctttcttccacaAGAGACTGTTGTTTATACAATgtgtctttgacagtggccatTTCTTCTGACAGACATTCAATTTCATAATGACAGGTATTCTTCACCTTTTCAAGATCATTCTGCAacagctccttttctttctctatcGAATGCATACTTTTTAACTTATCTTTTATAATAtccatttctttctccttttctaaAAAAAGCAGTTGAAATTCCTGTCCTTCCGTTTCTTTGCTCAGAATAGTGGATACCATGGCAGAGAAtttttccagtttagttttacTACTAACTTGCTGACCAACATCTGAAGTCTCTGCATCCTTTTCTTTGAAGAAGTGTCTACTACTAAGTAATGCAGATAGGCTTTCAGTTAGCTCTTCTTTTATAACATCCAGTTCTTGCTGTAAAGACTGGATTTTACTATCCTTTGGTTTCATTTCACTTTCTAAACTGCTCAGCTTCTCTTTAAGAACAGAATTTTGCTGTGTTGCCCTATCAAATTCTGTTACCCACTTGTTTTCTGACTCAATTAAACTTTGTTCTAACTTTTCAATTTTAAGCTTTAATTCAGAGACTTCTTCACCCTTCACACTAACCTGCATCTGTAACTGCTCTTTTTCATTCTTCATCTTCAGTTTGACAGCATCTATCTGCATTCTTGAGTAATTCTCAGTGACTTCTAGTTTTTCATggatttcttctgttttttgctGTAACTGATTTTGGTATGTAATAAGGTCTTTGTTTTCTACAATCAACTTATCAATAGTCTCTTGTAAGAGAATTTTCTCCTTTGCTAAAGAATCCACCTGTTGCTGCAATCTCTCTATTAAAAGAGCGCTGTCACGGCAGTCTTGAGAGGATTTGGAATGTACATTGTTCAGCTCAGACTTTAAATGTTCAATATTTTTAGCCTGTTCAGTGCATTGCATATAGAGCGTCTGTAAAGTTAATTCTTTTTGCTGTGTATCTTGTTTCCATATATTTATTTGGTCCTGTGCTTTCTGGTGTTCACGTTTTACAGAGTCCAGTTCAACTGTCAGAGAATCAAATTTCTTCTGGTTAATAGCAAAATTGTCATCTTTTTCCTGCAAAACACTAGTAAGGCTTTTCACGGCTGCAGCACTTTTCTCTAGTTCCTCTCTAAGCATCTCTATCTCATTAGTAAGAGCACAAATGTTGCTCTCTGCCAGCTGTATACTGACATCTTTTTCATTTAACGAATTAAGTAGCCCAGCTATAACTTCCTCCTTCTTACTAAGTGATACATTAAGTGCGTTTCTTTGCTCGTACTGAGCTGCAATTTTTTCCTGCAGAGATaagaaagcattttctttttcctgttccaGTTCTTTGGACTTTTGTATTTCTTGTGTCAGTTCATGCATCTGActctgaagctgagaaactaactgtATCTTGTCTTCATCTTCACTAGCTTTGTCACTTAGCTTTTTGAGAAGGCTTGTTTTTTCTACAAGAGAAGATTCTTTTTCTAGCATGGACTGGCTAATATCATTTATTACTTTCTTCTGATCATTTATCTCTTTTTCTAGTTTTAGTGTGGCTTCTTCCAGATCTGTAACCTGGTTCTTTAAGAcctcacattctctctctttgtcaTGAAGATCTGTCTTCAATTTATCATTGACTAATATGGCATTATTGACAGCCAATTCCTTCTCTAGAACAATTGTTTTTAACCGTTCTACTTCAGAGGTCAAAGACTCAAACTGTTTTTGCTGCATACAGGAAGACTCCTGTATTTCAGAAATGTGTGCTTTCAAATTAACATATTCATCTATCTTTTGCTTTAAAGACTCATCTTTCTGTATAACTGACTGATTCAATTCTGCTGTTTTTTCCATCATATTTTTAAGCTGACACTGAAGGTCAGAAATTATCTCCATATTCTCAGACAGTTGAAATCTAAGCAAATCAGATTCCTCAGATTTATCTTTAAACAACTTTAAATCTTGGGCTTGCTTcttaaattcattttctttttcttgtgctGCCTGTCTAAGCTGACTGGTTTCAGAGCTCAAAGCTTGTACCTGGTTTTGCAAAtctgaaattattttcaaatgctGCCCTTCTCCTGccactttattttctttcatttgctgAATCAAAGCTTCCTTCTCAGAAAGGAGAGCTTCTTTTTCCTCAAcaccaatttttaatttttcattttcaatggtTAGGCTATCAGTTTGGTGCTTCAAAGCTAAAATATTATAATCTTGCTGAGACATGTGTGAAGTCAAGGCAGTTATTTCATCTGACTTTTTCATTACTGTAGCATTAACTGTTTCAACATCtactttcaatttttcattttctagGTTTAGTATGTGTGCTTGGTGCTTAACTGACACAATTTCTGACTGGTGCTGAGTCAACTGAGACTGAAGATCAGCACATTCACTTGACTTTTTGCTGCATATAACTGAAATGTCTTTCTTTTCATGTTTTAGAACATCCCCTTCTTTCCTTAGTAATTCTACTTGTTTATTTAACATTgcacttttttcagttttctcagCAACCTGCTTATGTAGATTCTCAAGCTCTACATCTTGATTTTTTATAATAAGAGCTCTCTCTTCCAGCGACTGAGATAACTTTATATTTGCCTCCTTAAGCTTTTGAACTTcattctgtaacttttccatATCAACTTTATTTTCCTCTACTTGCTTACGTAAGGAAACATTATGAAGGATTTGTTCTTCTTTAGCTTGAAAATCCACAGTTATGTCTTGAATTTGTttctgtaataataatattttttcctcacTCTGGCTGAGCTGTTGGAGTAGTGTGTTACATTCAGTCAGCTTATTatttagcatttcttctttttctacTTCTCTGTCTTCAGCATTCTTCAACTGAATGATGAATGATTGTATTTGTTCATTTAACTGTTGTGTCAACTCCCTGCTTTCAGATTGCTGATTGGTTAGCACATTGCATTCCTTTGTTTTCTCTAGCAGCTGCTCTgtaactgaattttctttttgcTCTACAAGTGTTGAAAGTTGCTCAACCTTTTTCATTAACACTTCTTTATCATAATTTAGCTCTGAAAGTGTTTTTTGGTACTCTATTTCACTGACAGATATCTTATTCTCCATCTCTGCTACAGCCTTGTTTCTCTTCAACA
This DNA window, taken from Dermochelys coriacea isolate rDerCor1 chromosome 6, rDerCor1.pri.v4, whole genome shotgun sequence, encodes the following:
- the LOC119856943 gene encoding golgin subfamily B member 1-like isoform X7, translating into MWKWGTGDDSSPKAVAHGSQDAANMSVADLTEQLTRTEQLVTQLKELIREKDNELRNRDNQLKEEKEASEAKFSKIKLQNKAKVTSLTSQLEELKKQLSGSEGQEKKAEQTKRVSRDGDQENAAANRGKLLVLRRRVEELEFQNAHKNEELQKKIAELEAQRQRGAEMDAMLAEKEKKLAEKEAYIIDLQLACDSSNVAKETLTPSEELKNQLSMKESSLQSMQILVQSLTKKVGDSEERCSLLQEQIESLKNLQSKERDHFQEREAMYIENIRMFQNIIQEKEKELVGQAQKHEQELFKLIAKSDASADLEQLLKALKQKLHEKEEVMLGRTQVIVMLQKELDGKDQLLKEINENLKRLQSEKENLQSKLDAEKHVMRAQLRDMMEKHELEMMKVQEKHNAEVHEIQEKHETELQEKDQALLQLQKQVAELRNNGQSNSEQAIDVDTVTKQKMEQLEAQVKLKTEEASKSEAKFLKMKAWSKSKIKQLEDELKSLSSKNDDISALNNCISELEIEKKELQSKLKAFSELRTQNEELLAKLEVYEEQQRKLQADLEQVTKRATSQASESGSVDEFQSQLLEWQEIVPESEEVHDQVREEKSAIALRMAQIEEEREAIVSGQQELEEELTAVQRTGRLQQARRKSNQASGKHQEEYNFDRKECFQELNVTLDSTDSAEGENMGGWWPEYASPNAGLRTVVEELELERNQLQEQILFLEERCQDLEDRLQLQGRMESLQSENERLQTQLSQLRTQQMRDAEKHQVLVSSLNEQLKGLSDRKSFLETSLAEKEQKLLSTTEKLEQIENLRKLLQEKDLLNKELGEKLVQTEQKLDEVLKKYNAYEVECTEQKIAINDLTEKVATFKEKTLKQDAMVELMQLELDQTNEELDRLNTNHLEERSQLIQDLQRREREIDNLKEVLVEKDKEISALSSNMTEYSEQIVILKHQIQCKEEEIREMEEALTKAERETHLLKEVQTADIRDTSMKISVLSEQINIMGLELEKSKSQTEAITKENEELIRQISENSITIKDLRSEIKSNKVTYHNKLMECESQITLLKEQINKTLEKLQETEAKHREETKYLKLQLDENNSIKEKLKSLLKEKENKEQSFEKELKSFKDLYNKLVLEAANKDEELAKLSTQLAEHIEHQETVKKVLQEKLETITSLEQKLQIVKQQSEETKHKLIGDLKAKEMQFEELKNHVTERQEIVSKMEADTQTIILINKQLQAALEGKEKDLSEQIKGNEDLRNIIDAMQKEKQQLVSENESLLDMKERELLKRNKAVAEMENKISVSEIEYQKTLSELNYDKEVLMKKVEQLSTLVEQKENSVTEQLLEKTKECNVLTNQQSESRELTQQLNEQIQSFIIQLKNAEDREVEKEEMLNNKLTECNTLLQQLSQSEEKILLLQKQIQDITVDFQAKEEQILHNVSLRKQVEENKVDMEKLQNEVQKLKEANIKLSQSLEERALIIKNQDVELENLHKQVAEKTEKSAMLNKQVELLRKEGDVLKHEKKDISVICSKKSSECADLQSQLTQHQSEIVSVKHQAHILNLENEKLKVDVETVNATVMKKSDEITALTSHMSQQDYNILALKHQTDSLTIENEKLKIGVEEKEALLSEKEALIQQMKENKVAGEGQHLKIISDLQNQVQALSSETSQLRQAAQEKENEFKKQAQDLKLFKDKSEESDLLRFQLSENMEIISDLQCQLKNMMEKTAELNQSVIQKDESLKQKIDEYVNLKAHISEIQESSCMQQKQFESLTSEVERLKTIVLEKELAVNNAILVNDKLKTDLHDKERECEVLKNQVTDLEEATLKLEKEINDQKKVINDISQSMLEKESSLVEKTSLLKKLSDKASEDEDKIQLVSQLQSQMHELTQEIQKSKELEQEKENAFLSLQEKIAAQYEQRNALNVSLSKKEEVIAGLLNSLNEKDVSIQLAESNICALTNEIEMLREELEKSAAAVKSLTSVLQEKDDNFAINQKKFDSLTVELDSVKREHQKAQDQINIWKQDTQQKELTLQTLYMQCTEQAKNIEHLKSELNNVHSKSSQDCRDSALLIERLQQQVDSLAKEKILLQETIDKLIVENKDLITYQNQLQQKTEEIHEKLEVTENYSRMQIDAVKLKMKNEKEQLQMQVSVKGEEVSELKLKIEKLEQSLIESENKWVTEFDRATQQNSVLKEKLSSLESEMKPKDSKIQSLQQELDVIKEELTESLSALLSSRHFFKEKDAETSDVGQQVSSKTKLEKFSAMVSTILSKETEGQEFQLLFLEKEKEMDIIKDKLKSMHSIEKEKELLQNDLEKVKNTCHYEIECLSEEMATVKDTLYKQQSLVEEREKLLAEMNKEVNLLQEKLHKSEKELKISHEKLNMEGKKIVSLLEEMEKKDLRVENLTSQTDQQNDIISALNQQLKEKDCFVAQIMESMSNEMMKFSEERSILNTKLQHLEAVQSSSVENIDRVSQQLEDCKTELQHNQVKLSNKETAFKDLMSEKEQLQFNLEKLVKEKEILKKKLQAALIIRKDLMQKIGKLERIGQEETEKEHKKTEELLKRVDALTHQLKLVETQNKDLESHLETLKQQLFEKDSKINNVNESFSAKVTSLEQLEDIVAKLKDILAEKEKVSEQNLKSMQEKDSMLAHMQSVLSEKEREYGEERSQLLATLENLKAEIVDEEELLKDTNLVESYAGDIGNNSVDFNNKVTQPDQLEGDKEILQKKLQASLLTWKENIKKLQREKKECAKLVAEFDEQTKDFELLKREHRALQKVHLRKCKEFDCNRLLIYSLQKELESHVAALQEQKTIVQNKLESDEQKYEVQDVLGESEQAVFKMTMKDSELEKLSNDYAKLCEETKKLKDELRETSVELGKKTQETVDLKNCMSQLEQHYEQHKDSLYVEIGQLREKLEKSETEVMDLKTMIESMNNEKETVIKKRVEDCKTIQKGSEKLKVDLQQANIQVAERNEEIKDLHCTLMDFKDRFDQEKEIRKEAVQLQLSLQESQEEAKHFKMAFEDMKREREEFINSLEKSNEELLNMKKELKYFSKENKELLMELSMLREKAVEASEVSNTMVLCKKVKDENATDKELVQSHSEINLLQGRLQDRDICTQSLEHDHSGRAKLIEGTKYQIQKQTKTTPEQMEKNINVDEFQPQEQKNAVDEKSRERLQRKLQAALISRKEALKENKFLKDQIDRIMLEKEKLTNKAYTLECLLSELGREKQNSDTISSLCDETLVSENARLLTENENLTAACESLKSTMETIVQEKEAFSFQLNTLKDSQTVELTGWKVKHNELKQEYESLLQAYENISSKVAEMRQVIDVTRKEKQEAIHRFSERESEKYELEKQLQEVINENKDIKNQLKQFAESKQLEIDELRSEAERQTRKHASRMEEHRHRLHEAALQSKQLMEENEQLKHTSENLKQALEKTENENEVLHNDMNVTKLALENLQVQMEVSQTDMQSKISDVLNERESLLKQIALLNDDISVKERNMRILEQERELILERIKETEEFLDQKNNCLSKLENESRSLKQEIVSLNERVKILEDDKRLLQEELENVQETSYKVKNEREFLETELLNHIKNVDQLTDRLKSAQLQNSLLIQQLEDLKAEKCSVIREKEEQQLHLVKVFEEKVKCAQRDNSGTKNKTKELQELLKEKQQEINQLQKDSIKFQELILDLQRSVKLSQSKSEKFEKDLNNIPEKLAKSNEEIHNLNKKLSSQKALLDDSKSELERLTAENLSGKRELKKKEDQLQIQRREFEKELELGLEQLKTVHKREWLNLEERRNVLQREKDRAVSELHQLQEEINIKDSQNKKLQADLNATLARLAAFTKCMSSLQNDRDRVIGEMKTWEIQFKEVIQNKEKQMDDSSKKIMSLQEEMKDKVAQIQELKIKYSMLEDSKNEMHLRQKSVHTQHYSELGRIKEENVTLINRQQELEIALQSKEETLQALLKENNSLNRFIENSSDAGREIKALESNFARKEQELQQLLFEKEKTHAELEKQIAISQQMKVMLNNKDTEISLLISSKGGEISGYLTQIQTQHRKQTNEYEQQIRSLQKEREQSNEACQRMENELKNLQMKADKAIQDKAEIASEIDAFKKSMSSLQYDRDDLFSKYKDLEHHHQNVLSQKDSLLVNGASENGALKQQLRKLLNRIDDLHSENAMQSAQLIKYREDLNQVLSLKDHQLKELLKQQLDSIKNLEQEKMDLQKQIKEMQLINKLQKESTESLEHENQKLTSKVKDLEFLIASINKEKLVSESGEKPQTRGSGQHNQNKDFKASVQPCEKLQDKFQEVQNVVGKNTKDIEDKYSITAFEHDANFLWKEADASSEKRLLEAQFQNKKLKSQNESFGKAMTALQDDRDRLIEDFKVLQSKYTSELKSEKKRADELEADLNYFKSNLFSVLKKHDFLNPVLIGAENKITLDQFTDEIENLCKTLTTQDLEITRLSSECRNYVQQIDAFSKSMASLQDDRDRLLQELSKSKAKEGASLASVEIAKLKTKVDDLERALHQTKAFQEETEIQISSYQNELAGLRMEKNLLLTESQALRNQYEVAVADKDRQIAELQKLQHDMIVKESVSIGSHYPIKPLETATLVGGTNNPEQMKHLLAERSQFQNELQRCLQEMHQRELRFQQMNSKVIHSVEENAVLSAQLKAVSQTLRENQLRYTDLQNRYLRLEREYQTVQVSSFQDTAQGETRAEVPPGAPQERAAVIVEIDNMELNELRKRLAETQQQYDSMQQALLQLTETLSEERSRREAAEDALRLTEEQCKRLEMSSYRSVPREYTVQMESDEEREALIINPSEHIVVRKMKGGALSFKRWLRGRSLYCSKLLTSRAKSRYLFLTYLVTLHVVVFLCLTGIL